A portion of the Syngnathoides biaculeatus isolate LvHL_M chromosome 7, ASM1980259v1, whole genome shotgun sequence genome contains these proteins:
- the ushbp1 gene encoding harmonin-binding protein USHBP1, with the protein MEEFGLVRCDSLDTASSSDKEPTTRLDNMSLCPEVEPSPAELAQCEAEVGTLLSIIAEVNKKMGSLKAPSEPGDLRPPRPPSPLFPDLLSHRLVRSIPEKKTASDVKCRRSLPYRGGCSVMWAELKGALAAVEDSINYRRSWAAPITSSDREKPKEHLRAAQDSWAKATKILEEMEKEFGISCPSDVAKETFQEDVSEKRIDAHPAQADLGELQGVHSISQVEGEKSKVGQQRAWRSAISSPPYRSAGTTGALSTDRAWSSFPNSPLLLRRAAGGSLSSGGDCSPLSFVTSGSPSPSPVGLESEIERLNRYNEKLKSRNERLTVALERRRAECEHLSVTLKRFEADCSAMHLALRYCEECEEAYSELLSLYDAQRQQSIPLQTSRAGVEEKQQPGSPSQKMGGEELSTSFTIVEVTREMETHKAQRTPEVTDREVALRQLIEQLKRDRAAIYLHKPRPHQAEVKMSPDAGHSAGMRVRHVSKDNSKSGDESTRDKTSLFHELITAREEMSDLRALIRLKEKELRCLQWSVVAQKAQEGSEARVPESLREELGGCKAEQQRLCENAAKVCNDGDVAGLRTRPILKELHVLHQREQALKKRLASVYDSLNATLPDSASNSRDSDEHVSRIAQAHSKALSSYRHIRRRYREQVWKLEHKLAAMMESQHIQSEMTTAGEDSEWRREETVL; encoded by the exons ATGGAG GAGTTCGGCTTGGTGCGCTGCGACAGCCTGGACACAGCGTCCAGCAGCGACAAGGAGCCGACGACCCGCTTGGACAACATGAGTCTTTGCCCAGAGGTGGAGCCTTCGCCAGCAGAGTTGGCTCAGTGCGAAGCTGAAGTGGGCACCCTGCTCAGCATCATTGCTGAAGTGAACAAAAAGATGGGCTCGCTGAAGGCGCCAAG TGAACCAGGTGATTTGAGACCACCAAGACCACCCAGCCCTCTGTTTCCTGACCTGCTTTCACACAGGCTAGTGAGAAGCATCCCAGAAAAGAAGACTGCCTCTGATGTCAAATGTAGACGTTCGCTCCCTTACCgag GAGGCTGTAGCGTCATGTGGGCAGAACTCAAGGGTGCCCTGGCTGCTGTGGAGGACTCCATCAACTACAGAAGGTCCTGGGCAGCCCCCATCACATCCTCTGACCGAGAAAAACCCAAAGAGCATCTGAGAGCAGCTCAGGACAGCTGGGCTAAGGCTACTAAG ATTTTGGAGGAAATGGAAAAGGAATTTGGGATATCTTGTCCGTCAGATGTGGCGAAGGAAACATTTCAGGAGGACGTCTCAGAAAAGCGGATCGACGCTCATCCCGCGCAGGCTGACTTGGGAGAATTACAGGGAGTACACAGCATCAGCCAGGTGGAAGGGGAGAAGAGCAAG GTTGGTCAGCAGAGGGCCTGGAGGTCTGCCATTTCCTCGCCTCCATATAGATCAGCAGGCACCACTGGGGCTTTAAGTACAGACAGGGCCTGGTCCTCCTTTCCAAATTCTCCTTTGCTCCTCAGAAGAGCTGCAGGAGGATCATTATCTTCAGGAGGTGACTGCTCCCCCCTGAGCTTTGTTACCTCAGGAAGTCCTAGTCCAAGCCCCGTCGGCCTAGAGTCAGAGATAGAACGGCTGAACAG GTACAATGAGAAGCTGAAGTCGAGAAATGAACGTCTGACCGTTGCTTTGGAGCGAAGGAGGGCAGAGTGCGAGCACCTCAGTGTCACACTAAAGAGGTTCGAGGCCGATTGCTCCGCCATGCACTTGGCTCTCAGATACTG TGAAGAGTGTGAAGAGGCCTACAGTGAACTCTTGTCGCTTTACGATGCTCAGAGGCAACAAAGCATTCCTCTGCAGACCAGCAGAGCAG GTGTCGAGGAGAAGCAGCAGCCGGGCAGTCCGTCACAGAAAATGGGAGGCGAGGAGTTGTCGACCTCCTTCACAATAGTAGAGGTCACCCGGGAGATGGAAACACACAAGGCACAGAG AACCCCTGAAGTGACTGACCGAGAGGTTGCGCTCCGTCAGCTAATTGAACAGCTGAAAAGAGACCGGGCGGCCATTTACCTCCATAAGCCACGTCCGCATCAAGCAGAAGTCAAAATGAGCCCGGACGCTGGTCACTCTGCTGGGATGAGAGTGAGACACGTATCAAAAGATAACAGCAAGTCTGGTGATGAAAGCACGAGGGATAAGACATCTTTGTTCCATGAGCTGATTACAGCCAGG GAAGAGATGTCGGATCTACGCGCTCTGATTCGTCTGAAGGAGAAAGAGCTCCGGTGTCTGCAGTGGAGTGTGGTGGCCCAGAAAGCACAGGAAGGATCTGAAGCGCGTGTTCCGGAAAGCCTCCGAGAGGAGCTTGGCGGCTGTAAAGCTGAACAACAG AGGCTCTGCGAGAATGCAGCGAAAGTGTGTAATGATGGTGACGTGGCTGGGCTCAGGACGAGGCCCATATTGAAAGAGCTGCACGTGCTACATCAGAG GGAACAAGCCCTAAAGAAGAGACTGGCTTCAGTTTACGACTCACTCAATGCAACGCTCCCAGACAGCGCCTCCAACAGCAGGGACAGTGACGAACACGTTTCACGGATTGCACAAGCTCACag TAAGGCCTTGAGCTCGTACAGACACATTCGCAGAAGGTACAGGGAGCAGGTGTGGAAGCTGGAGCACAAACTAGCAGCCATGATGGAGAGTCAGCACATCCAGAGTGAAATGACGACGGCAGGGGAAGATTCAGAATGGAGGAGGGAAGAGACTGTTCTCTAA